The nucleotide sequence AGCCAGCCAGCAACTGCCGATAGCTTTCAATGTCGTCAATCGAATCTGCGGCCAGTGCATCGGACATGTGCTCACACGCCAGCCGATGCCGTGCAGTCAACCGCCAGACCAGTGGATGAAACCACCAGATTGCAGACACGAGACGTGAGAGCAGGTCCCAGAATAAGTCGAAGCTGGCCACGTGCGATAATTCATGCATCAGAATCGCGCGGCGTTCGGACTGAGATAATTCATTGACCCAGGAAACAGGGAGCAAGATAGAAGGTTTAATCAGTCCGACGGTACAGGGGCCTTCTATCTGCGGCGAAACGCGAACCGGTGGTCCATGATTGAAATTGAACTGCGCCGCCAGTGCTTCACATTCACTCTGCAGTGAAGCGGGCGCTGTTTCTGCATAACATAACAGTTTCCTCACCCGTTGAATCTGCCAGCCGATGCGCAGAAGTAAAAGCAAACTGACGGCGCCCCAACAGACCAGCCACCAGGAGATTTCTGATGGAACCGGCGAAGCTGTCTGCCGGACTGTAATAGAATGCGTTCTGATTTCAGATTCAACAGGAGTGACTGCCGCCGCTGGTAGATCTGACTCAGCTTGCGTGTCTGAAGGGATATCGGCAACCGATGGTTCTGATGCCATCTTCGCGTCGGATTGTTTCGGCTCCGGCGAAACCGTCGGAAAGTTCAGGGGGGCAGGTTGCAGGGAAACAACAGGCTCCGGCTCTACGCTTTCTGAAATGACAGGTGTCTCATTTTCTCTGAAAGTCTCTGTTGAATCTGCGGTTTCTGACTCAACCGGGGGTAAAACCGCCAGACTGGTGACAGGCAGACAGAGACAGGCCAGAGGCATGAGCAGAGCTGCGAAAATCAGGCAGCGTGAGAGCAGTATCGACCAGCGCGGATTGCGATTGCGGATCAGTCTTAGTATCACCCAACCCAGTGCCAGTAGCAGACTCAGTCGGACCAGTGTGTGTATGATGAAAGTGACGTCATCCATTTTCAGGTCCTCTACCAGTTTAAATTTCGAAAAGGAGAAAAGTGTCGTCCATCACGATTCGCCGCGGGCAATCTTCTTGAGCTGTTTGAGTTCTTCAGGACTCAAACGTTCCTTCTCTGCCAGCTCCATCAGCAGTTGACCCGTGGAACCCCCGGTAAAGACTTCTGCCAGCCTCCTGACAGTTTGTCGCAGTTGTGTTTCGCGTTTGACTTTTGGCGAATAGAGATAAGCCCTTCCATTACGTTTCCGCGTCAGCAGTCCACGCTCGACCATGCCGACCAGTACGCTGCGCAGGGTACCGTTATCGATGTCCCAGCCAAACGATTCCTGGAGTTCAGCCGGCTTTTGAGGCGACTTGTTCCATAACAGACGCAACACTTCGAGTTCATTCTGATTGGGTTGATCCATAAGAAAGCCTCTTTCCAAAAGGAGAAACACCATTCCTATCTGTGATCTTTTCACACTTCGAGAGAAACATCAAGACAAATATGTGAACTTTTCACAGTTTTACTTGATCCGACCACAGGCGGATTAATCAGAGTGATGTGGTTTCAACTGCAGCAGCAGACTGGGATCGTCGGTATAAATGCGTTCGATGCCCTGCTGGAGCAGTTTCTGCATCAATGCGGGATCGTTGACGGTCCAGGCGCCTGGTTCGAGGCCGGCGGCTTTGATCTTTTGAACTTTCTCGGGGGTGATGCCTTTATAGTTCAGAACGAGTGCTTCGAAACCGCGCTGTTTGGCGATTTTGATGTCGGCGTCGAGATCGGTGTCGGCACCGCGATCCCAGAAGACGGGGATCGTGGGTGCCAGCTGTTTGACCTGCGACATGTAATTCAGGTTCCCGTCATTGAAGCCGACCCAGGGTTCCATATTGAGTCGTTTCACCAGCGCAACGGATTCTTTCACACAGTCTGCCTTGGGTTGAATCGAGACGCGGGTCTTGTGCTGCTGTTTTATCATTTTGAGCACCTCTTCCAGCAAGGGCATCTCTTGAGGCGGGCATTCTTCTTTTGACAGCTGATGCCGTTTACGAAAGTCCGTTGCGACGTCGACTGTTTTGAGTTCCTCAAAAGTCGAGTTGGCGACATCCAGATTTTTATCCCCGACACGCTGTGTGGTTTTGTCGTGTGTGACGACCAGTTGACCATCCTTGGTCAGGAAGATATCGAGTTCGATCCAGTCTGCACCGACGGCAACTCCACTGCGAAAGGCGGGCATTGTGTTCTCGGGATGCGCTCCCGAATTCCCCCGGTGTGCGGTGACGCCGTTCTGTAAGAAACGGGTTTCTGACCCTGCATCGGCCACAGTAGTCCGTGCAGTCGGACCGAGTAGACTGCAGAATGCAAACAGGATAAAAGTAAGTTTCGTCATCGGGTCAGACTCCCAGGGGAAGACGTAATTCATGCGGAGGGTGCAACTTCGCTGATTGAGACATTCACTTTAGCATGCTGGCGATGGGGGAGAAACGATCCTAAAGCGGATTTTCCGATCTGATTCACTTTATTCGAATGTCATGAAGAATCTGTTGAAAGCCAGCTGATTCTGACAATCTTGTTGACTATCAAATTTCAGAGAATTACGATTGACCTCAGTTGGTGGGGAGGGGAGACCCTCGATTTCAAGTTTTTTAAGGGAACCAGTTTGATGATCAGATCAAGACTCATGAAAGGCACAGTCAGTATTCTGGCGCTGATGCTGCTGCTGACAGGCGATCCGCTGTTGCAGGCGGGCGTGACCAAAGAGGCAGCGAGCAAGTATCTCAAAGATGTGCAAAAAGGAAATCCCGATTTCAAGTCGGTTGGTAAAATCACATTTGGACCCGGCGGATTGCTGGTGGTGGCGGACCCTGCGAAAGCGACAATTACAGTTATTGATACTCACGATGTCGGACCGTTGAAGAAACTGGAACAGAAAGTTTCCAAAGTGGATGTGGCAGTCGCATCCAGCCTGGGCGTCGAACCCTCACAGATTGACATCGCCGACATGGCCGTCAATTCACTAAGCGGTAACGTGTATCTCGCCGTCAATCGCAAGACCGACGGACAGCCTGCGATCCTGATGATCAACGCGCAGGGCAAAGTCAAAAACTTTGACCTGTCGGAAGTCGACTATATTCAGGTTGCGCTGCCCGGCGGAAAAGATTCCAAAATCCGCAACATCACCGGCGTCGCATTGGCCAGTGACCGTCTGCTGGCGGCTGCACAGTCGAACGAAGAATTCGCTAACAAAATTTATTCGATCCCCCTGCCCTTAACACATGGCACTTCCGCCGATATCTACAGCGCGGAAACCTATCATGTCGCACACAAAAGATGGGAAACCAAAGCGCCAATCCAGTCGTTCGTACCTTACTCGAACAAAGGGAAGAACTACATCGTCGGTGCTTTCGCCTGTACGCCCATTGCCAAGTTTCCCCTGGATGAACTGCAGTCCGGCAGCAAAGTCAAAGGAACCAGCGTGGTGGAACTGGGTTCGGGTAACCGACCACTCGACATGCTGACTTATGAAAGTGACGGCAAGGAATGGCTGTTGACCAATACATTCCGCTTCCACTGGAAGAAGAGCATGTACGGCCCGAGTAAATGGTGGGGCGTGCGTGTGAATATGGATTACCTGGACGCGGAAGACATCAACGAAGAAGCGGCCCGCCGCGATGTTAAACAGAAGACCGGCCCTGACGGCATTGAAATTGTCGATCAGTTGTCCGGTGCCGTTCACATCGACAAGCTGCAGAAAAAAGAAATCGTCGTGCTGCGTGATAATGACGGGCACTTCGATCTGGAAATTACCGAATTGCCATAACGAGTGACCTCCTCTGGTTCACAGACTCTTTTCTGTTCAGGTTTGGGAATGGAAAAGAGTCTGTTTTTTTCGAGTCAACTGTCGATTGCATGTAGCACCGTTCAAGTTTTGAGGAATGCCTCTCTGATGTTAAAATCATCATCTGCAGCAGGCTGGTCATTCAGCCGGCACATTATGCAGTTTACAGTCTGTGTTCTTTTAATGGATCTACCGGTTTGCGCCGCTGGTATGCCACAGGAGGAGCCATTTCATCTCGCGTTTGAAGCAGATGCGAAAGATCCTCGATTGTGCCGCGTAGTGGTGACCGCAGAGAGTGTCCGATTCTGGACATCTCTTGTCGACGCGGACGAAACGCAGTTTCAGCGGGTACTCTCACTGAAGCGGGAGTCGCAAAGCGATCAGAAACTGCCTGTCATGCTGGGAAATTATCAACTGAAAGACGTTCGCCTGGAATTCAAGCCGGCGTTTCCGCTGGTAAGAGGCAACCGTTACCAGGCGACCTTTGATCCCGCGGCATTAAAGCTGGCGACAGAAAAACCGGATCGACGTCTGCAGGCTACGCATGTGGTTCCGCTGCCCGACAGCAAGCCGCCGCGTGTACTGTCGATCTATCCTTCGGGTAATCAACTGCCCGCCAATCATCTGAAATTTTATATTCAATTCTCCGAGCCGATGCAGCAGGGAGATATTTTCGAACACTTTTCGCTGTTCAACAAAACTCAAGGGCAACTCGTGCCCCGTCCGTTTCGCCACACGGAACTCTGGTCACGCGATGGCAAACAGCTCACGCTCTGGTTTCATCCGGGCCGACAGAAAACGGGGGTGAACCTGAATGTCGAACTCGGGGCCGTTCTGAATGCGGGGCAGGAATATGAACTGCGAATCAGTCCGCAATGGGCCGCGTTGTCGGGACACGCATCAGGCAGCGAAGTCAGAAAAACATTCCAGGCGGTTGCCATGGATGAACGTCAGCCGGAAATTAACGACTGGAAATTGAAGTCCCCTGCCGAGGGAACCCGCGCGCCACTGATCTGTCAGTTGGGAGAGTCTCTGGATTTTGCGCTACTACACAGCCAGCTGAGCGTACAAACTGCAAATGGCGATCAGATCGCAGGGAAGATCGAGTTGGCCAAAGCAGAATCGGTCTGGAAATTCACGCCGGACACAGCCTGGCAGCCGGGCGCGTATCAACTGGTGGTAGGAACCGTTTTAGAAGATCTGGCGGGCAACAGTCTGCAGCAGCCGTTCGCTGTGGACCTTTCGAAACAGCCGGAAGTCTCGAATCCCGTCGGCGATTCTGTTACACTTCCTTTCGAAATCAAATAGTCGACTGATGCTCCCACCTGAGGTTTACAGATGTTGCGCGCCCTGTCTGTTTTGTTGCTGATCTGTTTGTGTCAACCGGTTTCTGCTGCAGAGAAATCGCCTAACATTGTCTTCATACTGGCGGATGACCTGGGCTGGAAAGATCTCGGCTGCTATGGAGGCACACTCGCGGAGACGCCTCACCTGGATCAACTGGCATCGGAAGGGATGAAATTTACCAACGCCTATTCCCCGGCTCCGATTTGTTCTGCTTCGCGGGCGGCGATTTTGACCGGAAAAACTCCCGCGCGATTGCATTTTGAATTTGTGACAAAACCTGCCGGCGTGAAACCTCCCGTACGTCAATTGATGCCACCCGCATACACGCAAAATCTGTCTCTGGATGAAGTCACGATCGCGGAGATACTGCAGCAGGCAGATTACCAGACCGGTTTCTTCGGGAAATGGCATGTCTGTGAGCATTTCAAACATTACCTGGGCTGGAATCCGACTCATGGACCAAAGCAGCAGGGATTTCAGTCAGCGAAAGAAACGTTTGGCAGTCATCCGTATGCAAAGAAATTTAACTGGCAGCCCGGCGATTTCAAAG is from Gimesia maris and encodes:
- a CDS encoding glycerophosphodiester phosphodiesterase; protein product: MTKLTFILFAFCSLLGPTARTTVADAGSETRFLQNGVTAHRGNSGAHPENTMPAFRSGVAVGADWIELDIFLTKDGQLVVTHDKTTQRVGDKNLDVANSTFEELKTVDVATDFRKRHQLSKEECPPQEMPLLEEVLKMIKQQHKTRVSIQPKADCVKESVALVKRLNMEPWVGFNDGNLNYMSQVKQLAPTIPVFWDRGADTDLDADIKIAKQRGFEALVLNYKGITPEKVQKIKAAGLEPGAWTVNDPALMQKLLQQGIERIYTDDPSLLLQLKPHHSD
- a CDS encoding BlaI/MecI/CopY family transcriptional regulator; protein product: MDQPNQNELEVLRLLWNKSPQKPAELQESFGWDIDNGTLRSVLVGMVERGLLTRKRNGRAYLYSPKVKRETQLRQTVRRLAEVFTGGSTGQLLMELAEKERLSPEELKQLKKIARGES